The Tenrec ecaudatus isolate mTenEca1 chromosome 9, mTenEca1.hap1, whole genome shotgun sequence genome window below encodes:
- the MTERF1 gene encoding transcription termination factor 1, mitochondrial yields MAGRNLLYMRTTLLGSRCWVIQSATEILFKSASCRLFGVKCHNANSESSEKKERLNNLLTMGVDIDMAKKRQPGVFNRTVTNEQDLKMFLLSKGASRGAIASIISRYPRAIIRTSENLSKRWDLWRKIVASDLEIVSILERSPESFFRSGNNLNLENNIKFLYSVGLTQKCLCRLLTNAPRSFSNSLELNKQMVVFLQAVSLSLDHKDPADFVRKLIFKNPFILIQSTKRVKANIEFLQSTFNLNSKELLALICGPGAHTLDLSNDYVKRNYTNIKKKLISLGCSEEEVPKFVLSYPDMIFLAEKKFNDKIDYLIQEKIDISQIIESPRVLDSSLSTLKTRIKELANAGYNLNASSIALLSWSLSRYKAKLNKLTG; encoded by the coding sequence ATGGCAGGAAGAAACTTGTTGTATATGAGAACTACCCTCCTTGGTTCAAGATGTTGGGTGATCCAGTCGGCAACAGAAATCCTCTTCAAATCAGCGTCCTGTAGACTCTTTGGTGTGAAGTGTCATAATGCGAACAGCGAATCTTCAGAGAAAAAGGAACGACTGAATAACCTTCTTACTATGGGAGTAGATATTGACATGGCGAAGAAACGACAGCCTGGAGTTTTTAATAGGACGGTTACTAATGAGCAGGACCTGAAGATGTTCCTTTTGTCCAAGGGAGCGAGCAGAGGAGCGATTGCTAGCATCATATCAAGGTACCCACGAGCCATAATCCGCACCTCGGAAAACCTTTCCAAACGATGGGATCTGTGGAGAAAGATTGTGGCATCAGATCTTGAAATCGTCAGCATTTTGGAACGTTCTCCAGAATCCTTTTTTCGGTCCGGTAACAACCTAAACTTAGAGAATAATATAAAGTTCCTCTACTCAGTTGGATTGACTCAGAAATGCCTTTGCCGATTGTTAACCAACGCTCCACGGAGCTTCTCCAATAGTCTGGAGCTCAATAAACAGATGGTTGTGTTTTTACAAGCAGTCTCTTTGTCCTTGGACCACAAAGATCCTGCAGATTTTGTCAGaaagctaatttttaaaaatccttttattttaATCCAGAGCACCAAACGAGTGAAAGCAAACATTGAGTTTTTACAGTCAACTTTCAACTTGAACAGCAAAGAACTCCTGGCCCTGATATGTGGCCCGGGAGCCCACACCCTAGACCTTTCCAATGACTATGTGAAAAGAAACTACACAAATATCAAAAAGAAGCTGATTTCTCTTGGGTGTTCTGAAGAGGAGGTTCCGAAGTTTGTCTTAAGCTACCCAGATATGATCTTCTTGGCTGAGAAGAAGTTTAATGATAAAATAGACTACCTCATACAAGAAAAAATTGACATTTCACAAATAATCGAAAGTCCTCGGGTTTTGGATTCAAGCCTAAGTACTTTAAAAACTAGAATTAAAGAACTGGCAAATGCTGGCTATAACTTGAATGCATCCAGTATCGCTCTGCTGTCTTGGAGTCTAAGTAGATATAAAGCTAAATTAAATAAGTTAACTGGGTAG